In a genomic window of Mesotoga sp. Brook.08.105.5.1:
- a CDS encoding xanthine dehydrogenase family protein molybdopterin-binding subunit → MSDSQERVVGRRIKRVDALEKVDGRAKFAADVSFDRQVYCALVIAKKAHGILKSIDASAAIRLPGVEGVFTWKDIPGENQLGDVVRDMPCLVREGEKVRFYGDVIAVVAAQSKRIAEEAADLVKVEIQELEPVLTIEDALKNEILVHEDTNVGVSKRIRKGNASNYIENSELVFEGEFYAHYQEQAYMEPQGVIVVPDIDYGFTVYGSMQCPYYVQGAVSHVLGVPMSRVRVIQTETGGAFGGKEDVPSYVASYAAVAAYNLRRPAKLIYSREIDIQTTSKRHPVKSYYKVALEGKKIKAMQIKAYMDMGAYATLTPIVMFRTLVHAAGAYEIDNVDVDVCAVYTNKVPPGAFRGFGSPQVLFAVESMVDDIAFQMGFDPMEFREINTLKRGSRTSTDHLLLNSVGAPETLSRVKKASNWQRLVAETERFNKEHDDFKRGVGVSHIFYGVSLGAGGQALDKSGAHVLINRDGSVEVRIGGTEMGQGAKTVIAIMAAEELGQSIGKILVHQPDTAFVPDSGPTVASRTTIYSGNAVRSACIALREKLVGVFCEITGGSPAGVKFGGSSVYYEDGKRMRFDEIVEEAYKRNVKLFETGWYETPKLSFDMENGIGEAYVTYSYASQVVQVEVDLATGSTKVLKAFTAHDVGKSVNPEGVIGQIQGGFAQGMGYAIYEDLKQRDGRIVSDNFNTYIIPTVHEIPHELVIDVVEEPFPEGPYGAKGIGEPSLMPVPAAVANAVSMAIGRRVRQVPVTPEYVLRLTESDFSS, encoded by the coding sequence ATGTCTGATTCACAAGAGAGAGTTGTTGGCAGAAGAATCAAGAGGGTCGATGCCCTGGAGAAGGTCGATGGCCGGGCTAAATTCGCTGCCGATGTTTCTTTTGACAGACAGGTCTATTGTGCTCTGGTTATTGCGAAGAAAGCACACGGTATTCTCAAATCGATTGACGCTTCAGCAGCCATAAGGCTCCCCGGTGTGGAAGGTGTCTTCACCTGGAAGGATATTCCCGGTGAGAATCAGCTAGGCGATGTGGTGAGGGATATGCCGTGTTTGGTCAGGGAAGGGGAAAAGGTCAGGTTCTACGGTGATGTTATAGCTGTGGTTGCCGCACAAAGCAAGAGAATTGCCGAAGAAGCCGCGGATCTAGTCAAAGTTGAGATTCAGGAATTGGAGCCGGTTTTGACAATAGAAGACGCTTTGAAGAATGAGATTCTGGTCCATGAGGATACGAACGTTGGTGTGTCGAAGAGGATAAGAAAGGGCAATGCCTCGAATTATATCGAGAACTCAGAACTCGTTTTTGAAGGGGAATTCTATGCCCATTATCAAGAGCAGGCTTATATGGAGCCTCAGGGAGTAATTGTGGTTCCGGATATCGACTACGGATTCACTGTTTACGGATCGATGCAGTGCCCTTACTATGTGCAGGGGGCAGTGTCACACGTTCTCGGTGTCCCGATGAGCAGGGTCAGAGTAATTCAGACTGAGACGGGCGGAGCGTTTGGAGGTAAGGAAGACGTTCCGTCTTACGTTGCTTCTTATGCGGCCGTAGCTGCATACAATTTAAGAAGACCTGCGAAGCTCATTTATTCAAGAGAGATCGATATTCAGACCACTTCTAAGCGCCATCCAGTTAAGTCTTATTATAAAGTTGCGCTTGAAGGAAAGAAAATCAAGGCGATGCAGATTAAGGCTTATATGGATATGGGAGCTTATGCCACGCTCACACCAATCGTCATGTTTAGGACGCTTGTGCATGCAGCCGGAGCTTACGAGATTGATAATGTGGACGTCGATGTTTGCGCCGTCTACACCAACAAGGTTCCGCCCGGAGCTTTCAGGGGTTTTGGATCGCCGCAGGTTCTCTTTGCAGTTGAAAGTATGGTTGATGATATAGCTTTTCAGATGGGGTTCGATCCCATGGAGTTCCGAGAAATCAACACGCTAAAGAGAGGATCGAGAACTTCTACAGATCATCTTCTGCTTAACAGTGTCGGAGCACCGGAGACTCTATCGAGAGTCAAGAAGGCTTCGAACTGGCAGAGACTTGTGGCGGAGACAGAGCGGTTCAACAAGGAACACGATGATTTTAAGAGAGGTGTGGGAGTTTCTCACATCTTCTATGGAGTAAGTCTTGGCGCCGGTGGACAGGCTCTTGACAAGTCCGGTGCGCACGTTCTGATTAATAGAGACGGATCTGTAGAAGTAAGAATCGGTGGAACGGAAATGGGACAGGGCGCAAAAACAGTAATCGCGATAATGGCTGCCGAAGAGCTGGGTCAGAGTATAGGAAAAATCCTTGTCCATCAGCCGGACACGGCCTTTGTCCCTGACAGTGGACCGACAGTGGCCTCCAGGACTACTATCTATTCAGGGAACGCGGTAAGAAGTGCCTGTATTGCATTGCGAGAGAAATTGGTTGGCGTATTCTGCGAAATAACGGGTGGCAGCCCCGCCGGTGTGAAGTTTGGAGGCAGCTCTGTTTATTATGAAGATGGAAAGAGAATGCGATTCGATGAAATAGTCGAAGAGGCCTACAAGAGAAATGTCAAGTTGTTTGAGACAGGTTGGTATGAGACTCCCAAATTGAGTTTTGACATGGAAAACGGGATAGGCGAGGCTTACGTTACCTACTCTTATGCGAGTCAGGTTGTACAGGTTGAAGTCGATTTAGCAACGGGCTCAACCAAAGTTTTGAAGGCTTTCACAGCTCATGACGTGGGAAAGTCCGTAAATCCCGAAGGAGTTATTGGTCAAATACAAGGAGGATTCGCTCAGGGGATGGGGTACGCGATTTACGAGGATTTGAAGCAGAGAGATGGAAGGATCGTTTCAGATAATTTCAACACTTACATTATTCCAACGGTCCACGAAATCCCTCATGAGTTGGTCATTGATGTCGTTGAAGAGCCCTTCCCAGAAGGGCCATATGGAGCCAAGGGGATAGGTGAGCCCTCACTTATGCCTGTTCCTGCAGCAGTTGCTAACGCTGTTTCTATGGCTATAGGAAGGCGAGTAAGGCAGGTACCGGTTACTCCTGAGTACGTGCTTCGACTAACTGAAAGTGATTTTTCTTCATAA
- a CDS encoding pyridoxal-phosphate dependent enzyme: MAKFVLGPTFEEMLHPEKIDRKTREIAWKMRKEDPLDPINLFNISWRDIENRIYYFVLPKEFTGVDANIVVLYGKDFPTGSHKVGATYSILMEKVLRGEVDPTYHTLVWPSTGNYGIGGAWVGCRMKFDSVVILPEEMSSERFDIIREYGARVIATPGCESNVKEIYDKAKELKAANPEKVRVLNQFDELGNYRFHYYVTGNTILEMMDELRLGNGRVSAVVATVGSAGTIACGDRIKEVYPEVKIVAGEPVQCPTLSLNGYGGHDIQGIGDKHVTWIHNVMNNDAVVALDDIECKKLLQVMTDGEGKSFLKEFLKEEDVETMADIFGISGVANVVGAIKMAKYYKMTDKDNIVTIATDNMDRYHSVMANMTKTYGSLTRDEAKHRFESFALGAKTDWIFEGTMENRMRWHNLKYYTWVEQQGRTVDELNSTMSQDFWKAESEKIGEIDRLLLDYRERTT; this comes from the coding sequence ATGGCTAAGTTTGTTCTTGGTCCAACGTTTGAAGAAATGCTGCATCCAGAGAAGATCGACAGAAAAACGAGAGAGATCGCCTGGAAGATGAGAAAGGAAGATCCCCTGGATCCGATCAACCTGTTTAACATCTCATGGAGAGACATTGAAAACAGGATCTACTACTTCGTACTTCCAAAAGAATTTACAGGAGTCGATGCAAATATTGTTGTCCTGTACGGAAAGGATTTTCCAACAGGCAGCCACAAGGTGGGAGCGACTTATTCGATTTTGATGGAAAAGGTTTTGAGAGGCGAAGTGGATCCAACTTATCACACACTTGTCTGGCCGTCCACGGGGAACTATGGAATCGGAGGCGCTTGGGTCGGATGCAGAATGAAATTCGATTCCGTGGTAATTCTGCCGGAAGAGATGTCCTCTGAGAGATTCGACATAATTAGAGAGTATGGTGCGAGAGTTATAGCAACCCCCGGTTGTGAGTCGAACGTGAAGGAGATTTACGACAAAGCAAAGGAATTGAAGGCAGCCAATCCAGAAAAAGTGCGTGTTCTCAATCAGTTTGACGAGCTAGGAAATTACAGATTTCATTATTATGTGACAGGAAACACGATTCTGGAGATGATGGACGAGCTCAGGCTCGGTAACGGCAGGGTCTCCGCAGTTGTTGCAACCGTCGGTTCTGCCGGAACAATAGCTTGTGGAGACAGGATAAAAGAAGTGTATCCTGAGGTCAAAATCGTTGCTGGTGAGCCTGTGCAGTGTCCGACTCTTTCGCTCAATGGTTATGGTGGCCACGACATTCAGGGAATCGGAGACAAACACGTGACCTGGATTCACAATGTGATGAACAACGATGCCGTTGTCGCGCTTGACGACATCGAATGCAAAAAATTGCTCCAGGTTATGACCGATGGCGAGGGCAAGAGCTTCTTGAAGGAGTTTTTGAAGGAAGAAGATGTAGAGACAATGGCAGACATATTTGGTATCTCGGGAGTTGCAAATGTTGTCGGTGCGATAAAGATGGCGAAGTACTACAAAATGACCGACAAAGATAACATCGTGACCATTGCTACAGACAACATGGATCGTTATCATTCTGTGATGGCGAACATGACGAAGACTTACGGTAGCCTCACCAGGGATGAAGCAAAGCACAGGTTCGAATCGTTTGCCCTTGGAGCAAAGACGGACTGGATATTCGAAGGGACAATGGAGAACCGCATGAGATGGCACAATTTGAAGTATTATACCTGGGTTGAACAACAGGGGAGGACAGTTGACGAACTCAACAGCACGATGTCTCAAGATTTCTGGAAGGCTGAAAGTGAAAAGATTGGTGAGATCGACAGGCTCCTCCTAGACTACCGCGAAAGAACCACATAG